A part of Aegilops tauschii subsp. strangulata cultivar AL8/78 chromosome 2, Aet v6.0, whole genome shotgun sequence genomic DNA contains:
- the LOC141042091 gene encoding uncharacterized protein, whose product MGFIKEFMEVQAHSNTKLHVIHTNDLHKAATTIEQYERHLEFERHKIVGIDVEYTNDVGKDQKPALVQLSVGKDYPVLLFQLSATDKNCTRFDNFLADPRYTFAGFSIDGDIEMLRRVGLEITHFVDIQKEWRVPTATKPLDSLGDVSGILVHDYYNNMKKKLTNAEQQRWACMPLSMRHIEYAAKDAYVAYEIWSRLTIIQEGLRREKLEKQQTRKRARSWGDYDY is encoded by the coding sequence ATGGGATTCATCAAGGAATTCATGGAGGTGCAGGCCCACAGCAACACCAAGTTGCACGTGATCCACACCAACGACTTGCACAAGGCGGCGACCACCATCGAGCAGTACGAGCGACACCTCGAATTCGAGCGCCACAAGATCGTCGGAATTGATGTGGAGTACACCAACGATGTTGGCAAAGATCAGAAACCAGCCCTCGTCCAGCTCTCCGTCGGCAAGGATTATCCGGTGTTGCTCTTCCAACTGAGCGCCACCGACAAGAACTGCACCAGGTTCGACAACTTCCTCGCCGACCCCAGATACACGTTTGCTGGCTTCTCCATCGACGGCGACATAGAGATGCTCAGGCGCGTTGGACTAGAGATCACCCActttgtcgacatccagaaggaaTGGAGGGTGCCTACAGCTACCAAGCCTCTGGACTCCCTTGGGGATGTCTCAGGCATCCTTGTCCACGACTACTACAACAACATGAAGAAGAAGCTCACCAACGCAGAGCAACAGCGCTGGGCGTGCATGCCCCTGTCCATGAGGCACATCGAGTACGCGGCAAAAGATGCTTACGTTGCGTACGAGATATGGAGCCGCCTCACCATCATCCAGGAAGGCCTCCGCCGGGAAAAACTCGAGAAGCAGCAGACCAGGAAGCGTGCAAGGTCCTGGGGCGACTACGACTACTGA